TTCGTAACAGCTCCAATTTCTTCTTCATCTAAATCAATATCCGACAAAGGGATTTTCCATTCCATTATACCACCGATGCTATCCCCAGTTTATTAAATATACTATCTATCTCGTTATTTGCCTTTTCATAATCGTCTGGTCTGCCTATGTCTAACCAATAACCATCATAAACATAACCCTTCACAGTTTCACCGTTAGAGATCAATTTTTTAATGAGATCTGGAAAATCGAGATATGTATTTAGTTTAATATATTCTAATACTCTTGGTTCGAATACATAAACTCCCATGCTTACTAAATAATCGATCGATGGCTTTTCTATATATTTTGAGATGGTACTTTCCTCAAGTTCAACAACACCAAAATCGATTTTAACATATCTTTTATTAAGTGCTATCGTTGCAACAGCTCCATTTCTTTTATGGAAATTGACTAATTCAGAATAATTGAGTGTAGTTAAAACATCGCCGTTCATCATCAAGAATGTTTCTTTTAACTCATTCTTTATTAGCCCTAAACCTCCAACTGTACCTAAAGGTATATCCTCTCTTGAATATTTAATTTTAACACCATATTTACTTCCATCCCCCAAAAATGCCATGATCAATTCCGATAGGTGTCCGACAGCCATTATAATTTCATTAATACCACAAGATTTTAATTGCCGAATAACAATCTCAATAATTGGTTTATCGTCAATTGGCATCAAAGGCTTTGGAAAAACCGTTGTGAATGGTTTTAATCTTGTCCCTTTTCCACCAGCAAGTATTACTGCTTTCATTTCTTCTTTATTCATAAATATCACTTACATTATTTTTATACCAATTCCAGGTCAATTGGATTCCCAAGTTAATGGGTATCCTGGGTCGGAACTGTGTAAGTTTTATTAGTTTTTCGGTGTTGGGACATCGACGTCTAGTCGACCCTTCCTGAACATCCATATATCTTATCTTCAAAGTTGGGTTGATCAACTCTATAATTTTTCTTGCTAATATATCAATTGTTACTTCATTTTCACTGTTGCCGACATTAACGATATGTCCTGTAGAGTCCTTGGATTCAGCAAGTTTAATTGTGGCCTGAACCGCATCGTCGATATAGCAGAAGGCCCTGGAATGATTTGGTGAATATATTTCAAGACAATCCTTTGCATTATATGCTCGAATCATTAACTCAGGAATAACATGGGCAAAGCCCATTCTAGGACCATAAACATTATGATAGCGAACTATGGTTATTGGGATATTATATTTTTTATAATAGGAAAAGCATACACTTTCTCCTATTATCTTACTTAGACCATATGTTGTTCTGGGAGAGGTTATATCTTCAACAGTGAGATTTACAGTCTCGTCAGTAGGAACAGAAACTCCATAGTGTTTCATAGTACCTGCATAAACTTCACTCGTTGAAGAAAATAAAATTTTTTTGAGATGCTTGTGATTATTCTTAACCCACTCAAAAAGGTTAAGTGTTGAAACAATATTAACATGAAGAACCTTATCTGGGTTATTAATGACATTTTTTACCCCAATTACAGCAGCTAAGTGATAAATAAAATCATAGTCCAAATCTAAACGGGAAAATGACTGGAGGTCTGTAAGGTCTGCATGTATAAATTCAATTTGAGAATTATTAATAAATGCCTCAAAATCTGAATCCATTCTACCTCTTGAGAGATTATCCACAA
This portion of the Candidatus Methanoperedens sp. genome encodes:
- a CDS encoding sugar phosphate nucleotidyltransferase produces the protein MNKEEMKAVILAGGKGTRLKPFTTVFPKPLMPIDDKPIIEIVIRQLKSCGINEIIMAVGHLSELIMAFLGDGSKYGVKIKYSREDIPLGTVGGLGLIKNELKETFLMMNGDVLTTLNYSELVNFHKRNGAVATIALNKRYVKIDFGVVELEESTISKYIEKPSIDYLVSMGVYVFEPRVLEYIKLNTYLDFPDLIKKLISNGETVKGYVYDGYWLDIGRPDDYEKANNEIDSIFNKLGIASVV
- a CDS encoding NAD-dependent epimerase/dehydratase family protein, with amino-acid sequence MSKILVTGGAGFIGYHLIKELIQQGKNEIHVVDNLSRGRMDSDFEAFINNSQIEFIHADLTDLQSFSRLDLDYDFIYHLAAVIGVKNVINNPDKVLHVNIVSTLNLFEWVKNNHKHLKKILFSSTSEVYAGTMKHYGVSVPTDETVNLTVEDITSPRTTYGLSKIIGESVCFSYYKKYNIPITIVRYHNVYGPRMGFAHVIPELMIRAYNAKDCLEIYSPNHSRAFCYIDDAVQATIKLAESKDSTGHIVNVGNSENEVTIDILARKIIELINPTLKIRYMDVQEGSTRRRCPNTEKLIKLTQFRPRIPINLGIQLTWNWYKNNVSDIYE